DNA from Quercus lobata isolate SW786 chromosome 1, ValleyOak3.0 Primary Assembly, whole genome shotgun sequence:
CCGCTTGTGTTTGTTCTGATCCTTGCAAGATGTCCCTTGCTGTTTTACCCTCTAAATTCTTAACGTTTACATCAACATCATATGTTGAAGCTAATAAGTGACTCACAGCCTGCATGTGTAAATGTCGTGAAGCCAGTGAATCATTAAAAGGTAATTTTTGGCATGTTTTTAGACATTCGGTTTATTGATCAATTTGTAAAACCACAATTAATTCTCATAATCCACCaataagaaaatgagaaaactcATCTGAAAATATTATTggtcaaattcaaaattatttattttttttttaacaaatttggaGGCCAATTTAAAGACTTtgtgaaaatttaattgaaaataagaacaaatattctaaaaattatctTAATTGATACCTTACCACAAACGAATCCTAATTTGATTGTAAAATCATGGGTTTGGTTTACTTGTAATACTTTCTTAAATATacatgtcattttgttttaaacatACAAAGGCAAATGGTAGTATATTTTAGTtcccatattttatttaattagtggatGATGTagaaatttctcattaaaacaaaagaagattcGTTTTTAAAAAGTAGGTAAGCCAAATCCTAAAATCATTAACAATACTTAAAATTAAGGAAGTacaaaaaagtacaataaaagCTCTTAATCGATTATTATGATCATGCAGGCTGGTTTTAAACATTTACAACACAAGCTTTATAGTTTCTTTAGTATGTAAATTGAGTAATGAAGAGAGCTTGCCTTGGGTTGATTTTTGGATACTGCAACATGCAATACAGTGTTGCCTTCATCATCCTTCCAGTTTAAAACTTTCCTCTCCCAAAACATGGCATTTTTAGACCTATTTTGTCGGAGCCATCCCACCAAGAGTTTAAAAGCTTCCAAATTGTTGAATTTTAGAGCAATATGTAGAGCAGTCTCGTTTCGAATTGTCACATCTTCAATAGAATGGGGACAAACTGATAGAAATTCAACTAATAGATCAAGGTGATCATCTATCGCTGCTGCAAAATGCAAAAGGGTGATACCTTCCTTTCCTTTCACACGGACAAGGTCCCCATCGACCTGTAGAAGCCTACGCACCATCTCAATTTTCCCATTTAGAAGAGCAAGGTGAAGAGGGCTAAATCCATCTAGATTTGGCTTGCTGACAAGTGATGGCTTTAATCTCATCATCTCCATGGAAAACGGGATGTTCCCAACTGATGCGGCTATGTGTAAAGGAGTATCAACAAACGGCAGCTCATCAATAGCCTCCAAAAGCTTTACATCCTCCCGAATTAACATGTAAAAGGCATCAATATTTCCATGTTGAGCAACctgcttcaacttctcaatttTCTCATCCATTCTAGACAAGGCTATGATATATCAAGGTAGGGTTTCCCTTAGTATGAAACAAAAGTGGTGGAGGTTGAAAGTTAGTGCAGCTAGCTGGAGTGAAGAAAATGATGGAAGCTGAAAGTTAGAAAGTTAGAGCGTCTATTTTTATAGCTAGAGTGAAGAAGTTAATGGAGTAATCATCTAAGTCTAAGAAGGAACCACCAAACTTCTAAGAAGGAACCCAAAAGTCCAGGTCATCCACTCGTCATAGAGATTAGTgattaagtaaaaaaaagattgaccttccttcttttcttctctttcctcCTCTATCTTATATCGTCATTTAGGAGTTCATATAGGAATGGAATGATcgtaaagaaataaaaaagaatggaatggaattaaatgcatt
Protein-coding regions in this window:
- the LOC115994629 gene encoding ankyrin repeat-containing protein BDA1-like; amino-acid sequence: MDEKIEKLKQVAQHGNIDAFYMLIREDVKLLEAIDELPFVDTPLHIAASVGNIPFSMEMMRLKPSLVSKPNLDGFSPLHLALLNGKIEMVRRLLQVDGDLVRVKGKEGITLLHFAAAIDDHLDLLVEFLSVCPHSIEDVTIRNETALHIALKFNNLEAFKLLVGWLRQNRSKNAMFWERKVLNWKDDEGNTVLHVAVSKNQPKASSLHYSIYILKKNDSLASRHLHMQAVSHLLASTYDVDVNVKNLEGKTARDILQGSEQTQAGRKIKVMLHRAKALKASSLPKVTSYADYLRPKVGRREKFRIRRTREQHTISDERRNVLLVVATLLMIVTYQGILSPPGGLWQDDYNPGTNESNTIAPNGKINTTLHSQEAGAVIGSRKTSFGFFMLLNSVTFMLSFTIIFQLIPSGYCYVMFQAALCFLYFCYLASLTVIKASTGTGGFLISGSALLYNIVVRMELTNWRRWWHKASQ